One stretch of Glycine soja cultivar W05 chromosome 7, ASM419377v2, whole genome shotgun sequence DNA includes these proteins:
- the LOC114419306 gene encoding metal transporter Nramp2-like produces MSTQSQQHNKREFKGEEEEEEEEEEENHLLHSECETIPFSSPNTSPSEWEHGNKEEEEEEEKDTVYAAKDKVQIFDLESAGGVREGSTAVPPFSWRKLWLFTGPGLLMSVAFLDPGNLEGDLQAGAIAGYTLLWLLMWSTIMGLVIQLLSARLGVATGRHLAELCREEYSNWARLVLWILAELALIAADIQEVIGSAIALKILSHGLLPIWAGVIITAMDCFFFLFLENYGVRKLEGVFAVFIGTMGFSFAWMFFNTNPSEEELLMGLLIPRVNSKTLRQAVEIVGCVITPHNVFLHSALVQSRDIDIRNKGQVQEAINYYSIESSVALLVTLVINLFVITVFARVFYGTEQAKGIGLVNAGQYLQERYGGGLFPILYIWGIGLLAAGQSSTITGTYAGQFITEGFLKLNIKKWLRALITRSCAIVPTMICAIVFNTSEGSLDTLNEWLNVVQAIQIPFALIPLLTLVSKEEVMGTFRIGPIVERVAWSVAVLVILVYGYMLLDFFLDEVDGLLFGFLVFLSAAAWISFIIYLVQHSGAISSILVRSPNSKGFFSLAGN; encoded by the exons ATGAGCACTCAGTCACAACAACACAACAAAAGAGAATTCAagggagaagaagaggaagaggaagaggaagaagaagaaaaccatTTGTTACATTCAGAATGCGAGACAATACCATTTTCCTCACCCAACACATCACCCTCAGAGTGGGAACATggaaacaaagaagaagaagaagaagaagagaaggacaCGGTGTATGCAGCCAAGGACAAGGTGCAGATATTCGACCTGGAGTCTGCCGGTGGTGTAAGGGAAGGGTCCACAGCGGTGCCACCTTTTTCGTGGAGGAAGCTGTGGCTGTTCACCGGGCCGGGGCTGTTGATGAGCGTGGCGTTTTTGGACCCGGGGAACCTTGAAGGGGACCTTCAGGCTGGAGCCATTGCAGGGTACACGTTGCTTTGGTTGTTGATGTGGTCTACCATCATGGGGCTGGTGATACAGCTTCTGTCGGCAAGGCTTGGGGTGGCGACCGGGCGGCACCTGGCGGAGCTGTGCCGGGAGGAGTACTCCAATTGGGCCAGGTTGGTGCTGTGGATCTTGGCGGAGCTGGCTCTCATTGCTGCTGATATTCAAGAGGTTATTGGCAGTGCTATTGCTCTCAAGATTCTTAGCCATGGACTTCTCCCCATTTGGGCTGGTGTGATTATCACAGCCATGGATTG tttcttctttctatttctcGAGAACTACGGAGTGAGGAAGTTAGAAGGTGTATTCGCAGTTTTCATTGGAACTATGGGCTTTTCTTTTGCGTGGATGTTCTTCAATACAAATCCCAGTGAAGAAGAACTACTGATGG GCCTTTTGATCCCAAGAGTTAATTCGAAAACACTTCGGCAGGCTGTGGAAATTGTGGGGTGTGTGATAACCCCCCACAATGTGTTCCTCCATTCTGCATTAGTACAGTCAAGGGACATTGATATCCGTAACAAAGGCCAGGTTCAAGAGGCTATAAACTACTACTCAATTGAGTCCTCGGTTGCACTTTTAGTCACATTGGTGATCAATCTATTTGTGATAACTGTTTTCGCTAGGGTGTTCTATGGTACAGAACAGGCCAAAGGCATAGGATTGGTAAATGCAGGGCAGTATCTTCAGGAGAGGTATGGAGGAGGGTTGTTTCCAATTCTCTATATATGGGGTATTGGTTTGTTAGCAGCTGGACAAAGTAGTACCATCACAGGCACATATGCAGGGCAGTTTATAACAGAGGGTTTTCTCAAGCTCAATATAAAGAAGTGGTTGAGGGCATTGATTACAAGAAGTTGTGCAATTGTTCCAACTATGATTTGTGCAATTGTTTTTAATACCTCAGAAGGTTCTTTGGATACCTTGAATGAATGGCTTAATGTGGTCCAAGCAATACAGATTCCTtttgcacttattccccttctTACTTTGGTGTCCAAAGAGGAGGTAATGGGGACCTTCAGAATAGGGCCTATAGTAGAG AGAGTAGCTTGGAGTGTGGCTGTGCTGGTAATATTGGTTTATGGATATATGTTATTAGATTTCTTCCTGGATGAAGTGGATGGACTGTTGTTTGGTTTTCTAGTCTTCCTTAGCGCTGCAGCATggatttcatttattatatatctGGTTCAACATAGTGGTGCCATTTCTTCAATCCTGGTGAGGTCCCCTAATTCCAAAGGCTTTTTCTCTCTTGCTGGTAACTAA